Part of the Kitasatospora sp. NBC_00374 genome is shown below.
GCCGTGCCCGCCGCCGGGGACGGCCAGGAAGGTGTCCCCGGTGGTGCGGAGGGTGAGCGTGCCGCGGGCGAAGACCTCCGGGGCGGGCTCGCCCGGGGCGAAGTCCAGCTCGGGCAGCGGCTCCAGCGGCAGCGGCTCGGCCCGGCACCCGTGCAGGTACTGGCGCTCGTACCGGACGCCGCCGGTGATGCCCTTGGTCTCGCCCACCTGGGGGCCGTAGTTGACCCGGCCGAGCGACTCCACCAGCAGCTCGACCTCGGCGCCGCCCGCCGCCGTCACCGGATCGCCCTCGGCGCCCCGGTACAGCTCGGCCACCCGCTTGCCGTCGAGGCGCAGCGTCGCGCGGTCCCGCAGGCCCTCGACCACGAGCGGGAGTTCGGGGCCGGGCCCGGGGATCCGGAAGGTGTAGCGGACCAGGCCGTGTTCCAGACCGAGCTCCTCCAGCGTCGGCGGCACCGGAGCCTCGACCGCAGGCCCGAACGGCAGTTCGGCGAATTCGGTCAGCTCCACCCGGCCGGCCGCCAGCACCTCGGGCAGCTCGGGGAAGGCGGGTGTGCGGTCGTCCAGGAAGCGGGCCTGCTCCGGGTGTTCGGCCGCGAACTCGGCCAGCACCGCGCGGAACAGCTCGTACTTCCCGGTCGGCGCGCCACGCTCGTCCAGCGGGGCGTGGTAGTCGTAGGACGTGGTGACCGGCTGGTACGGGGAGCGGGTCCACTCGGTCGAGTTGTGCGGCGCGTCCTCGTGGTTGGCGCCGGCGCCGGTACCGAAGTTGGTGCCGCCGTGCGCCATGTAGAGGTTGACCGAGCCGCCGGCCGCCAGGATCCGGCGCAGGGTGTCGGCGGCGTCCGCGGCGTCCCGGGTGTGGTGCGGCTTGTCCCAGTGGTCGAACCAGCCGTTCCAGTACTCCATGCAGAACGGCGGGTCCTGCGGCCGGTGCCGGCGCAGCAGCTCGAAGCCCGCCTCCGGGTCGGAGCCGAAGTTGACGGTGGCCAGGACCCCGGGCAGCGTCCCGGCCGCGAGCATGTGGTCCGTCGGACCGTCCGAGGTGAACAGCGGGACGGTGACGCCCCGGCGCAGCAGCCCGTCGGCGAGGTGGCGCAGGTAGGCACGGTCGCTGCCGAAGGAGCCGTACTCGTTCTCCACCTGGACCAGCAGCACGTTGCCGCCCCGGTCCACCTGACGGTCCACGAGGTCGGGCAGCAGCACGTCGAGGAAGGCGTCGACGGCGGCCAGGTACTGCGGGTCGGAGGTCCGCGCCCGGCGGCCCACGCGCGCGGTGAGCCAGGCCGGCAGGCCGCCGTTGTCCCACTCGGCGCAGATGTACGGGCCGGGGCGGACGATCGCCCACAGGCCCTGGCGGGCCGCCTCGTCCAGGAACGCGGGCAGTTCGGCCAACCGCTCGAACCGGCCCTCGGCGGGTTCGTGCAGGTTCCACGGCACGTACGTCTCGACGGTGTTCAGGCCCATCGCGCGCAGTGCGGCCAGCCGTTGGGGCCACTGCTCGGGCCGGGTACGGAAGTAGTGCACGGCCCCGGAGAGGATCCGAAGCGGCTGCCCGTCCAGTGCGAAGCCGGTGGAGTCAGAGGTGAGCATGCCTCCAGCCTGCGGGAACGCCCCCGGTGGAGCCATGGACAAAGCCCGGCGGCGTGTTGGATTGTTCGTCCGGTGGGCAGGGTGACGGGGTACGCCCGGCCCGCGGACGAGTGGGGAGCAGATGGAGCGCTGGTGGCAGTACCTCACCCCCGGCCCGGCCCAGCTGCGGACCGGGTTGGCCTGTCTGGGGGTCGGGATGCAGCGCGGACGCCTGCCGACCGTGGGGCCCCGGACACTGGACCACTGGGTGGCCGTGGTGGTCACCGGCGGCCGCGGCTGGTTCGAGGAGCCGGACGGCACCCGTCGGCCGGTGACCGGTCCCGCGGTGCTGTGGCTGCGGCCCGGTGTCCCGCACCACTACGCGCCCGACGAGCGCGGCTGGGCCGAGTCCTTCGTCGACTTCGCCGGCCCCGCCACCGCGGCCTACGCCGAGCTGGGCCTGCTGCCGGAGGCCACCGTGGTGCCGCTGACCAGTGCGGAGCCCGCGCAGCGGGTGGTGGCGCGGATCGCCGGGGCCTGCCGCCGGGGTGGTCCGCTGACCGGGGCGGACGCGGCGGCGGGCGTGCACGAGCTGCTGGTGGAACTGCGCCGGCACCGGGCCGACCTGGACCCGGAGGGCGCCCCGGTGCTGGAGGTGCTGCGGCGGGACGCCTTCCTGCCGCTGTCGGTGGCGGAGCACGCCCGCCGGGCCGGCATGTCGGTGGCGGAGCTGCGCCGGGCGGTGCGCTCGGTGGGGGCGGTCGGGCCCAAGGAGTTCCTGCTGGCGGTGCGGCTGAACGAGGCCAAGGAGCTGCTGGCGGCGAGCGAGCTGCCGGTCGCCGCGGTGGCCCGGCGGGTGGGGTACGCGGACCCGGCGTACTTCACCCGGATCTTCACCCGGCGGGTCGGGGTGGCACCGTCGGTGTTCCGGGCCCAGCAGTACCGCGGCGACGGCCGGCTGCGCACGGTGCGGGCGGAGGATCTGGCGGCCGAGCTGACCGGGCTGTACGGCCCGGAGAGGGGCCGGGCGGAGGCGGGTCTGGCCACCGGGTAACCTCGATGACCGTGGACCCCAAGACTCGTATGCGGATCGTGACCGGCGCCCTGGTGCTGCTGCTGGTCGTCGTGGTGGTCAGTTCGCTCGTGCGGAGCTGAGCCGGGACCGACCCGGGAAACGACGACGGCGCGGGGGCCACCGGGTGGTGGCCCCCGCGCCGTCGCGGCGGGGTCGGACGGGTCAGAGCGCGCCGACCACGTAGTCGATGCAGGCGGTGAGCGCCTGGACGTCCGCCGGGTCGACGGCCGGGAACATCGCGATCCGCAGCTGGTTGCGGCCGAGCTTGCGGTACGGCTCGGTGTCGACGATGCCGTTGGCCCGCAGGGCCTTGGCGATCGCGGCGGCGTCGATCGACTCGTCGAAGTCGATCGTGCCGACCACCTGCGAGCGCTCCTCGGGCTTGGCCACGAAGGGCTGCGCGAAGGAGGCCTTCTCGGCCCAGGTGTAGAGGATGGAGGAGGACTCCGCGGTGCGGGCCACCGCCCAGTCCAGGCCGCCGTTGCCGTTCAGCCACTCCAGCTGGTCGGCCAGCAGGAACAGCGTCGAGATCGCCGGGGTGTTGTACGTCTGGTCCTTCGAGGAGTTGTCGATCGCGGTCGGCAGGTCGAAGAACGGCGGGATGTACCGGCCGGAGGCGGCGATCTCGGCGGCGCGCTCCAGAGCGGCCGGGGAGAAGGTCGCCAGCCACAGGCCGCCCTCGGAGGCGAAGGACTTCTGCGGCGCGAAGTAGTAGACGTCGGTCTCGGTGATGTCGACCGGGAGGCCGCCGGCGCCGGAGGTGGCGTCGACCAGGACGAGGGAGCCCTCGTCGCCGCCGGCCGGGCGGCGGATCGGCATCGCCACACCGGTCGAGGTCTCGTTGTGGGTGAGCGCGTAGACGTCCACCCCGGCCTCGGCGACCGGCAGCGGGTGGGTGCCCGGCTCGGACTTGATCACCGAGGGGTCGCCCAGCCAGGGCGCCGCCTTGACCGAGGACGCGAACTTGGAGGAGAACTCGCCGAAGTTGAGGTGCTGGGACTTCTCGCGGACGAGGCCGAAGGCCGCGATGTCCCAGAACGCGGTGGAGCCGCCGTTGCCCAGTACCACCTGGTAGCCCTCGGGAAGCGAGAACAGGTCGGCGACGCCCTCACGGACGCGCTTGACCACGTTCTTGACCGGGGCCTGCCGGTGGGAGGTGCCCAGCAGCGAGGTGCCGGTGGCCGCGAGGGCGCTCAGCGCCTCGGGACGCACCTTGGAGGGGCCACAGCCGAAACGGCCGTCGGCGGGCTTGATGTCAGCGGGGATCTGGATCTGAGCCACAGGCGCAGCCTACTGCCCCGGCCTGTGCGCGCGGTACGGAAGTCCGCCCGCTGAGATGCGATTCCCGCTGCTCGGACGGGTCCGGAACGCGGTTCCGGACCCGCCCGAAAGGGTGATGCCTGGTCAGCGCGTGAGCGCGTCCCAGCCCTCGACGTCCTGCGGGCTGCGCGAGGCGGGGCCGATGTAGCGGGCGGCCGGGCGGACCAGCCGGCCGGTGCGCTTCTGCTCCAGGATGTGGGCGGACCAGCCGGCCGTCCGGGCGCAGGTGAACATCGAGGTGAACATGTGGGCCGGGACCTCGGCGAAGTCCAGCATGATCGCGGCCCAGAACTCCACGTTGGTGGCGAGCACGCGGTCGGGACGGCGGTTGTGCAGCTCCTCCAGCGCGGCCTTCTCCAGCGCCTCGGCGATCTCGAAGCGCGGGGCGCCGAGCTCCTTGGCGGTGCGGCGCAGCACGCGGGCGCGCGGGTCCTCGGCGCGGTAGACGCGGTGGCCGAAGCCCATCAGGCGCTCGCCCTTGTCGAGGGCCTTCTTCACGTACCCGACGGCGTCGCCGGTGCGCTCGATCTCCTCGATCATGCCGAGCACGCGGGACGGGGCGCCGCCGTGCAGCGGGCCGGACATCGCGCCGACCGCGCCGGAGAGCGCGGCCGCCACGTCGGCGCCGGTGGAGGCGATGACGCGGGCGGTGAAGGTGGAGGCGTTCATGCCGTGCTCGGCGGCCGAGGTCCAGTAGGCGTCGACGGCCTTGACGTGCTTCGGGTCGGGCTCGCCCCGCCAGCGGATCATGAACCGCTCGACGATGGTCTCGGCCTTGTCGATCTCGCTCTGCGGGACCATCGGCCGGCCCTGGCCGCGGGCGGACTGGGCCACGTAGGACAGCGCCATCACGGCGGCCCGGGCGAGGTCGTCGCGGGCCTGCTCGGCGGAGATGTCGAGCAGCGGCTTGAGACCCCAGACCGGGGCGAGCATCGCGAGGGCGGACTGCACGTCGACCCGGATGTCACCGGAGTGGACCGGGATCGGGAACGGCTCGGCGGCGGGCAGACCGGGGGCGAACTTCCCGTCGACCAGCAGACCCCAGACGTGGCCGAAGGAGACGTGACCCACGAGGTCTTCGATGTCCACACCGCGGTAGCGCAGGGCGCCGCCTTCACGGTCTGGCTCGGCGATCTCGCTCTCGAAGGCGACTACCCCTTCGAGCCCGGGTACGAAATCGGACATCAGACGGCTCCTTCAGTGATCCGATACGGCGCGTCGCGATGGTGGTGCGGCGCGTCGGTGACCGATGGTGGTTGGCACTCGGTGTCAGACTCTCAGGCACCCAGTGCATTGCGCCATACACCACCACGGTGATGTTTCCCCCATGGGCCACTCCGGCCCCGGGCCGCGTGTCCGGCATCGTTGGCGGACGTTCCGGGAAAATCCGGATGTCTCCGGACAAGTCTCCCGCGCGGAGGGCGGTGGAGCGGTGGCGAGACACCTTATCTCCCACCCGGGTTTGCACGGACGTAGCGGTGCCCGACGCTTGTCGTACGGGATGATGTTGGCGTGCCTACCGCGGAACGCCACCCGACAGCCCTGACCACGCGCACCGAGGGCCGGCCCGGACCGGACCTGGCTGCGATGCGCAAGCAGTACCAGCACGACGGCCTGGCCGAGGCCAAGATCGCCGCCGACCCGGTGGCCCAGTTCACCGACTGGTTCCACGAGGCGGTGGCGGCCGGCGTGGAGGAGCCCAACGCCATGGTGCTCTCCACCGCCGACGCGGCCGGACGACCCGGCTCCCGTACCGTGCTGCTCAAGGGCTTCGACCGCCGCGGCTTCGTTTTCTACACCAACTACGGGTCCCGCAAGGGCGCCGACCTGGCCGCCAACCCGCAGGCCTCGCTGCTCTTCCCGTGGATCTCGCTGGCCCGCCAGGTGATCGTGGGCGGCCGGGTGGAGAAGGTCGGCCGGGACGAGACCGCCGCCTACTTCCGCACCCGCCCGCACGGCTCCCAGCTCGGCGCCTGGGCCAGCGAGCAGTCCAGCCCGGTGGCCGGCCGCGAGGTGCTGGAGCGGCGCTACGCCGACCTGGAGGCCCGCTACCCGGAGGGCGAAGGCGTGCCGGTCCCGCCGTTCTGGGGCGGCTACCGGGTGATCCCGGACACCGTCGAGTTCTGGCAGGGACGCGAGAACCGGCTGCACGACCGGCTCCGCTACCTCGTCGAGGGCGAGGGCTGGCGGGTGGAGCGGCTCTGCCCCTGAGCCCTCCGGCGAGGTGCCCGGCCGGCCCCGGCGCGATGGCCGAAACCCGCTGCAGGCAAAGCCCGTTGGGGTAGGTCCCGTGGGTCCCGCGGTGCGAGAGTGTCCGGCATGACGGGATTCACCGAAGTGACGCTCGGCGACGGCACGTCGGTCCTGCTGCAGGTCTTCGACCTGGCGGCGCCCGGGCCGGCGGCGGGCGCCGCCGACCTCCCCGACCTGCCGGGCGACTCCGGCCCGACGGTGGCCGTGGGCCGGGCCCGGGACGCCGCGCACACCACCGCCCAGGCCCTGCGGGAGGCCCTGCGCCCGCTCGGCGGAGTGCTCGACCTGGTGCACGGCGCGGTGCTCTCCGCCGCCCGGCCGCCCGAGCAGGTCGAGGTGGAGTTCGGCGTCAAGCTGTCGAAGGACCTGCGGCTGGGCATCGTGTCGGCCGGGGCGGAGGCCGCGCTCGTCGTCCGCGCGAGCTGGCGGACCGGCCGCCCCGCCGCGGCCGTTCCGGCACCCTCCCCCGCCGAGCGGGCCGCGCCCTGACAGGGCCGAGAGGGGCGGTTTTGCGTCAATCGACGACGGACGGCGATCCGGACGCACCGGTCAAGGCCGCGCACGCCGCCCTCTACCGGGCCGGCGAGGCGCGCGCCTACGGCGGCGGCCTGCTGCTCGCCGGTGGCCGGGTGCTGACCTGCGCGCACGTGGTCAACCAGGCCCTCGGCCGGCCCCCGTTCGCCCAGCCGCCGCCCGTCGAGCGGGACGGCGCGGTCGACGGGCTGCTGGTGGCGCTGCCCGGCCTGGCGCCCGACGGACGCTACCGGGTCGCGGTCGAGCGGTGGCTCCCGGGGCGCGGCGGTGCGGGGGAGGAGGACGTCCGGGAAGGCGACCCGGAGTGGTCGGCCGACCTCGCGCTGCTCAGGCTCGTGGACCGGCCCGCGCACCCCGTACCCGGCGCGCCGCTCGGCCGGCACCGCACCGGCCCCTCCGCCTTCGCCTGGTACGGCAGCGGCAACCCGAGCACCGTGGCCGCCGTGGTGGTGCAGGGGGTCACCGACCGCTGGCTCGTCCTGGACACCCCGGACTCCGCCCAGGGCCTGGTCGAGGGGTACAGCGGCTCGCCGCTGTGGGACCGCGGCCGGCAGCGGGTGGTCGGACTGGTGGTCAGCCGCCGGGGCAGGCGGGCCTTCGCCATCCCGACCGGCGTGATCGCCGAACACCTCCCGGGGCTGCTGCCGGCCGGCCGGCCGGGCCACGCGGAGGACGAGCCCCGGCCGTACCCGGCCGGCGACGCCCCGCTGTGGCGCCGGCTCGTCGAACCGGTCCACCGCTACCTGCCCGACGCCCCCGAGCGCGCGGACGCCGCGCTGGACCTGGCCACCCGGCTGGGCACCCCGCCCCCGGCCGACGGCGAGCTGGCGGCGCCGGAGTGGTTCGCGCTGACCGCGCTCTCCGCCCCGCACGGAGTCGCCACCCTCGTCGCGGTGCTGGCCGACCGCGCGCCCACCCGGGAGGAGCGGACCGCCCTGCAGGTGCAGGCGGTCTTCCTGGCGCCCGACGAACTGCTGACCGCCCCCGAGCACCGCGAGCTGCTCGCTCTGCTCGCCGGCCACCCGGCGGCTCCCCACCGGGTCGCCGCCCGCGCGCTGCCGCTGGGGCCCACCCCGGCCCAGGCCGACTGGCCCGAGCTGGTCCGGGTCCTGGAGGGCTACCGGCCGCGCTTCGGCCAGGTCCCGTACCTGCTCCAGGTGATCGAGTTCGCGGCCCGGGAGGCCGCCGACGAGGGGGCCCGCACCGCCCTGCAGAACTGGAACGACGCGGTGGCCGACCGCCTGGACCTGGTGGCCGCGCTGGCCGGGCACCGGACCCGGGCAGCCGAGGCCGAGCGGATCCGCCGGGCCCGCGAGGAGGCCGAGGCGCCGCTGGTCCAGGTGCAGCTGTGGCGCTCCGGCGGCGCCGACCTGTTCGGCTGCACCCTGCGGGTGCACGGCGCGGACGGCTCCGTGCTGCACCGCGGCTTCCACGACACCCCGCTCAGCCGGTCGGCGCTGCTGGAGGTGCTCGCCGAGGTGCTCGCCCACGCCACCCGGGAGAGCGAGCCGGGCACGGTGCCGAAGGTGGAGTTCTTCGTCCGCAAGGACGACCTCGACCTCGACGTCGACCGGTGGGTCTACCGTCCCGACGACCTGTTCCCCAGCGTGCTCGGCCAGGACTTCCTGGTGGTGCTGCGCTGCCCCGAACTGCGCCGGCCGGAGTACCGGCCCGAGCTCCGCTACCGCTGGCAGGCCCGGCACACCGGGCGCGTACTGCCCCAGGAGGAGCGTGATCCGGCCGTCCAGGAGCGCGGCCGGCCGGCGCCGGTCAGCGGGGTCGCCCTGTGCTGCCCGCCCGCCGGGACGGGCGTCCTGCGCGCCATCGCGCTGGCCGTCGGCGTCCCCGGCGTGGTGTGGCCGAGGCCGACGGCCGACCGGCGGGCCGGCGCGCTGCTGCGCGAGCTGACCGCCGGGCTGACGGTCGCCCAGCTGCCGCGGGCGGTCTACGAGGCCCGGATCAGGGCCGGGGAGGGCGGCGTCGGGCAGCACCTCGCGCTGGTCTACGACGGCCCGGACGGCATACCGGCCGCGCTGCCGCTCAGCGACCCCCAGTGAGCCGTCCGGCGAACCACGCGGCGAACCGCCCGGTGACGGCCGATCAGAGAGAGGGACACGCACCATGACTGCCGATCCGAACGGCTGGCGGCTGTACCGCGGGGACCGGGTCCCCCGCCCGCGCGAGCTGCCGCCGCCCCCGCCCTGGCGGCGGTTCCCGGCCGACGGCGCCGAACGGCACGCGAGCAGGTACCACATCACCGAGGCCGAGGCGGACGTCGTCAACGCCGCACTCCACCTGCGCCGCCCGCTGCTCGTCACCGGCCCGCCCGGCACCGGCAAGTCGTCCCTCGCCCACGCGATCGCCCACGAGCTGGGGCTCGGGGCCCCGCTGCGCTGGGACGTCAACAGCCGGACCCAGCTGACCGACGGCCTGTACCGCTACGACGCGGTCGGCCGGCTGCGCGACGCCGGGCGCGCCGGCGAGGACAGCCAGGACCTCGGCAGCTACCTGCGGCTCGGCCCGCTCGGCACGGCCCTGGCCACCGGCGCGCCGGGCCGCCCGCGGGTGCTGCTGGTGGACGAGCTGGACAAGGGCGACGTCGACCTGCCCAACGACCTGCTGGTGGTCTTCGAGGAAGGCGAGTTCGTGATCCCCGAACTGGCCCGGCTCGGCACCGGCCAGGCCGAGGTGCCGGTCATGGTCGAGGGCGGCCGGGAACGGCACACCGTGCGGCACGGCCGGGTCGCCTGCCGCGAGTTCCCGGTCGTGGTGCTCACCAGCAACGGCGAGCGCGACTTCCCGCCGGCGTTCCTGCGCCGGTGCGTCCGGCTGGACCTCCGACCGCCGACCGGGCCGCAGCTGCGGGAGATCGTCGCCGCCCACCTGGGCGCCGAAGGCCTGGCGGCCGCCGAGGACCTGATCGCCGCGTTCCTGGAACGACGGGACACCGGCCAGGCGGTCCTGGCCACCGACCAGCTGCTGAACGCCGTGCACCTGCGGATCAACGGGGTCGACCTGGAACGCGACCACCTGGTGGCCGCGGTGCTGCGCTCGCTGGACGACGCCGGGCCCGCGCAGTGACCGAACCGTCCCCGGTCGAGCGCCTGTACGCGGTGCTGGCGGCGGCCGGGATCACCCTCACCGCCGCCGAGCTCGCCGAAGTGCTGTGGCTGGCCGCCCGGGTGGCCCCGGCCGCGGTCGCCCCCGGGCCGGCGGCGGCCGCGCCGCCCGCTCGGCCCGGACCGCCCGCTCCGCCCGGTCCGGACGGCGCCGTCCACGGCGACATCCTGCCGCCGCCCCCTGGCGCCGACGTGTACGCGGCGGCGGGCCCGGCCGTGGACGGCGCCGCCGCGCTGCCCGTCCTGCTGCGGGCCGACCGGGCGCTGCCGGCGCAGCGCCGGCTCACCCGCGCCCTGCGACCGCTGCGGCGCCCGGTGCCCTCGTCCCGCGAGCGGGAACTCGACGAGAACGCGACCGCCGACCTGGTGGCCGACACCGGCGTGCTCGACCTCGCGCTGCGCCCACGCCGCGAACGCTGGCTGGACGTCGCCCTGGTGGTCGACGACGGCCTGTCCATGCAGGTCTGGCGCGAACTCTCCCGGGAGCTGGGCGCGTTGCTGCAGAGCGCCGGGATCTTCCGCCGGGTCAGGAGCTACGGTCTGGACACCCGGCACCCGGACGGCCCGTACCTGTCCCACCGCCCGTTCGCGGCCCCGGGGACGCCGCTGCCGCCCCGCGCGGTGTGCCCCGCCGACGGCCGCGGTGTGGTCCTGGTGCTCTCGGACGCGGTGGGCGCCGGCTGGCGGGAAGGCCGGATCGAACCGCTGCTGGCGGCCTGGGCCCGTACCTGCCCCACCGCCGTCCTGCAGCCACTGCCCCCGCGGCTGTGGCCCGGCACCGGCCTGCGGACCGAGACCAAGCTGCTGACCGGCGCCCGGGCCGGCTGCCCCAACACCGGCTGGCGGGTCGCCGACCCGGTGCTGCCGCCGGACCTCGCGCCGTTCGGCGGCCTGCCGGTGCCGGTCCTGGAGTTCGGCCCGGCGGCCGTGGCGTCCTGGGCCGCCCTGGTCGCCGGCACAGGCGCGATCACCGTCCAGGTCGCCGAGGTCGACGGCGCCGGCCGGCCGGCCGCCGACGTACCCCGGCCCGCCCCGGGGGCGGAGCAGGCACCGGACATGCGGTCCAGGCTCGCGCTGTTCCACGCCGCCGCCTCGCCCGAGGCCTTCCGGCTGGCCGGTCACCTGGCCGCCGTCCGCCCGCTGACGCTGCCGGTGATGCGCCTGGTGCAGCGGGCGGTCCTGGGCGGGCGGAGCAGCCCGGCCCACCTCGCCGAAGTACTGCTCGGCGGCCTGCTGCGCCGCACACCCGCGGACGGCGCGCCCGCCGATGCGACGTTTACCGGCGGCGCGCCCGCCGACCGGCCGGCCGGTGACGCCGCAGGCCGGCCGGTCCGCTACGACTTCCGCCCGGGGCTGCGAGAGCTGCTGCTGGAGTCGCTGCCCAGCCGGGAGGTGCTGGGCACCGCCGCACTCGTCACGGACCTGCTGCGGCGCGGGACGGCCGGCGGCCGGTACCTGCCGGCCCTGCAGGCCGGCACCGGGGGCAGCGCCGCGCTGCCCCCGGGTGCCCGGGCCTTCGCGGGCACGGACACCGCGCTGCTCGGCCACTTCGCGCCCGGCCGGGCGGCCACCGACGGCGGGCCGGTCACGGACGTGCCGTTCGGGGCCCTGGCGGAGCGGGACGGGGCGCTCGCCGCCCTGGTCCGCGAACAGCGCTGGCCCGAGGCCGTCGAGCTCGGCGAGCAGGTCCTGGAACGGGTGCTGGCCGAGTCCGGCCCGGACCACCCGGCGGTGCTGGGCGGGCGGTTCGACCTGGCGGAGTGGATCGGGGCCGCGGGTGCCCCGCAGACCGCGCTGCGCCTGTGCCGCGACCTGCTCGCGGACCTGCTCGCCCGGCTGGGGCCCGACCACGGCCGGGTGGACGCGCTGCGCGCCCGGATCGGGCACTGGAGCGGCTGGTCGGGCGACTGGGCCGCGGCCGTGGCCGCCTACCGTGACCTGCTGCCCGAGCAGGAGCGGCGGCTCGGCACCGACCACCCCG
Proteins encoded:
- a CDS encoding beta-galactosidase family protein encodes the protein MLTSDSTGFALDGQPLRILSGAVHYFRTRPEQWPQRLAALRAMGLNTVETYVPWNLHEPAEGRFERLAELPAFLDEAARQGLWAIVRPGPYICAEWDNGGLPAWLTARVGRRARTSDPQYLAAVDAFLDVLLPDLVDRQVDRGGNVLLVQVENEYGSFGSDRAYLRHLADGLLRRGVTVPLFTSDGPTDHMLAAGTLPGVLATVNFGSDPEAGFELLRRHRPQDPPFCMEYWNGWFDHWDKPHHTRDAADAADTLRRILAAGGSVNLYMAHGGTNFGTGAGANHEDAPHNSTEWTRSPYQPVTTSYDYHAPLDERGAPTGKYELFRAVLAEFAAEHPEQARFLDDRTPAFPELPEVLAAGRVELTEFAELPFGPAVEAPVPPTLEELGLEHGLVRYTFRIPGPGPELPLVVEGLRDRATLRLDGKRVAELYRGAEGDPVTAAGGAEVELLVESLGRVNYGPQVGETKGITGGVRYERQYLHGCRAEPLPLEPLPELDFAPGEPAPEVFARGTLTLRTTGDTFLAVPGGGHGYLWVNGFLLGRYDAAGPQTTLFCPQPLLREGANDLVVLELGDAAPAAVELREAPELG
- a CDS encoding AraC family transcriptional regulator, with translation MERWWQYLTPGPAQLRTGLACLGVGMQRGRLPTVGPRTLDHWVAVVVTGGRGWFEEPDGTRRPVTGPAVLWLRPGVPHHYAPDERGWAESFVDFAGPATAAYAELGLLPEATVVPLTSAEPAQRVVARIAGACRRGGPLTGADAAAGVHELLVELRRHRADLDPEGAPVLEVLRRDAFLPLSVAEHARRAGMSVAELRRAVRSVGAVGPKEFLLAVRLNEAKELLAASELPVAAVARRVGYADPAYFTRIFTRRVGVAPSVFRAQQYRGDGRLRTVRAEDLAAELTGLYGPERGRAEAGLATG
- the serC gene encoding phosphoserine transaminase, coding for MAQIQIPADIKPADGRFGCGPSKVRPEALSALAATGTSLLGTSHRQAPVKNVVKRVREGVADLFSLPEGYQVVLGNGGSTAFWDIAAFGLVREKSQHLNFGEFSSKFASSVKAAPWLGDPSVIKSEPGTHPLPVAEAGVDVYALTHNETSTGVAMPIRRPAGGDEGSLVLVDATSGAGGLPVDITETDVYYFAPQKSFASEGGLWLATFSPAALERAAEIAASGRYIPPFFDLPTAIDNSSKDQTYNTPAISTLFLLADQLEWLNGNGGLDWAVARTAESSSILYTWAEKASFAQPFVAKPEERSQVVGTIDFDESIDAAAIAKALRANGIVDTEPYRKLGRNQLRIAMFPAVDPADVQALTACIDYVVGAL
- a CDS encoding citrate synthase 2; translated protein: MSDFVPGLEGVVAFESEIAEPDREGGALRYRGVDIEDLVGHVSFGHVWGLLVDGKFAPGLPAAEPFPIPVHSGDIRVDVQSALAMLAPVWGLKPLLDISAEQARDDLARAAVMALSYVAQSARGQGRPMVPQSEIDKAETIVERFMIRWRGEPDPKHVKAVDAYWTSAAEHGMNASTFTARVIASTGADVAAALSGAVGAMSGPLHGGAPSRVLGMIEEIERTGDAVGYVKKALDKGERLMGFGHRVYRAEDPRARVLRRTAKELGAPRFEIAEALEKAALEELHNRRPDRVLATNVEFWAAIMLDFAEVPAHMFTSMFTCARTAGWSAHILEQKRTGRLVRPAARYIGPASRSPQDVEGWDALTR
- the pdxH gene encoding pyridoxamine 5'-phosphate oxidase — protein: MRKQYQHDGLAEAKIAADPVAQFTDWFHEAVAAGVEEPNAMVLSTADAAGRPGSRTVLLKGFDRRGFVFYTNYGSRKGADLAANPQASLLFPWISLARQVIVGGRVEKVGRDETAAYFRTRPHGSQLGAWASEQSSPVAGREVLERRYADLEARYPEGEGVPVPPFWGGYRVIPDTVEFWQGRENRLHDRLRYLVEGEGWRVERLCP
- a CDS encoding CU044_2847 family protein translates to MTGFTEVTLGDGTSVLLQVFDLAAPGPAAGAADLPDLPGDSGPTVAVGRARDAAHTTAQALREALRPLGGVLDLVHGAVLSAARPPEQVEVEFGVKLSKDLRLGIVSAGAEAALVVRASWRTGRPAAAVPAPSPAERAAP
- a CDS encoding trypsin-like peptidase domain-containing protein, with translation MRQSTTDGDPDAPVKAAHAALYRAGEARAYGGGLLLAGGRVLTCAHVVNQALGRPPFAQPPPVERDGAVDGLLVALPGLAPDGRYRVAVERWLPGRGGAGEEDVREGDPEWSADLALLRLVDRPAHPVPGAPLGRHRTGPSAFAWYGSGNPSTVAAVVVQGVTDRWLVLDTPDSAQGLVEGYSGSPLWDRGRQRVVGLVVSRRGRRAFAIPTGVIAEHLPGLLPAGRPGHAEDEPRPYPAGDAPLWRRLVEPVHRYLPDAPERADAALDLATRLGTPPPADGELAAPEWFALTALSAPHGVATLVAVLADRAPTREERTALQVQAVFLAPDELLTAPEHRELLALLAGHPAAPHRVAARALPLGPTPAQADWPELVRVLEGYRPRFGQVPYLLQVIEFAAREAADEGARTALQNWNDAVADRLDLVAALAGHRTRAAEAERIRRAREEAEAPLVQVQLWRSGGADLFGCTLRVHGADGSVLHRGFHDTPLSRSALLEVLAEVLAHATRESEPGTVPKVEFFVRKDDLDLDVDRWVYRPDDLFPSVLGQDFLVVLRCPELRRPEYRPELRYRWQARHTGRVLPQEERDPAVQERGRPAPVSGVALCCPPAGTGVLRAIALAVGVPGVVWPRPTADRRAGALLRELTAGLTVAQLPRAVYEARIRAGEGGVGQHLALVYDGPDGIPAALPLSDPQ
- a CDS encoding AAA family ATPase — encoded protein: MTADPNGWRLYRGDRVPRPRELPPPPPWRRFPADGAERHASRYHITEAEADVVNAALHLRRPLLVTGPPGTGKSSLAHAIAHELGLGAPLRWDVNSRTQLTDGLYRYDAVGRLRDAGRAGEDSQDLGSYLRLGPLGTALATGAPGRPRVLLVDELDKGDVDLPNDLLVVFEEGEFVIPELARLGTGQAEVPVMVEGGRERHTVRHGRVACREFPVVVLTSNGERDFPPAFLRRCVRLDLRPPTGPQLREIVAAHLGAEGLAAAEDLIAAFLERRDTGQAVLATDQLLNAVHLRINGVDLERDHLVAAVLRSLDDAGPAQ